CGAGAACGTGTTTCCCACccgaaaacacacaaaaaagataaaaaagtaaaacataaaaagaaatcAAAAAAGGTAAAGCATTCCAAGAAGCATAAGCCATCTAAGAAAAGTCAGCCTTCCTTGCCTAAACAGGAGTCTGTTTATTCTtcaagcaaaaaacaaacaacttcaCAAGAACACACTAAGGAACCTTTATCAGTATCATCCAGAGAGTCTTCCAAGAGAAACTGGTCTCGGTCAGATAAGGAATCTGATTCATCTGCACACTCTAGCAGGGACTTTCACTTCCCTTCCAGGTCCAGAACACGATCATATTCAAGGGTAAGCTCAAGATCCAGAACAGCTTCAAAATTCTCTTCACGTTCCAGAAGCCATTCTAGAAGCAGATCTCGCTCTAGGTCTAGATCAAGGAACAGGAGAAAGTCAAGGCCAAGATCACATTCTCCCTCTCCATCTTCATCGAAGTCTAAACACTCGAGAAAAGTTTCTCAATCTCCCAAAAGCAGGGAGTCACCTttagtggaaaataaaaaagttaaggaTACAGAACCAGTAAAACCAATTGAAAATAATGCATTGCCATATGTTGTCACTGAGAATATTCCAGTGCTTCCCTTAAGTGACAGTCCACCCCCTTCCCGATGGAAGCCTGGTCAGAAACCCTGGAAACCATCTTATGAGCGTATTCAGGAAATTAAGGCCAGGACCTCTGATATTATTCCAACACAAAGTAGGCTTACTGACGGAGATAAAAAATCAAATTCTTACAGAAATCAGCAGGCAAGTTCAGACAGTGAAAGTAGTGGTTATTCAGCTAGAAGCTATCGGCAAAAGTCCAAACCTCGATCATCTGGAAGTAGATCATATAGTAGATCATACACCAGATCAAGAAGTCGTAGTAGCTCAAGTTCCCGAGCAGATATTTATTCAGATTCGTCTTCTTCCCATGGTCGCTCATCCTCTTATGATTCCAATTCAGAAAGAAGCCCTGTGCGGAAGAAATCTTCAGAGGGAAAAAAGGTTCATTCAAAGAGCAGAAATGGCTCTAAAAGAGTCTGTCAAGATAAAGACGACAATGTGAATGTACACAGTTCACCTAAAAGCTCAGCTAGCAACTCAAATTCAGACTTCTCCTCAGAGAGTGAAACTGAGGTATCTAAAAATACAGTGAAACATTCTCATGGTGTCAAGCCAACTCAGATTGATCTTGACAAGCATCAATTAGACAAAGGACAGCAGAAACAGGCAGCTAAGGAAGTTAGTAATACTGTTCATTCAATTATCTCTGAGGTAAAGGAGTTAATCACTAAACCAGTACCAGAGATGAAAAGTGAGACAGTGGATGGAAAAACGGATAATTCGGTTGAAAGGATCTCCAACTCAGGGGACACTAACGTTGTAGAGGTGACAGACATATTTTCTGGGAAAGAGGAAGGTGAGGCAAGTTCAGAGTCCGACATAGAGACTGTTGGCCAGTCAAAAACGATGACCTCTGGCATATTGTCACCACAGGCTTCTGAAGAGAATGCTGAAAAACTAACCAAATCACCACCTTCTGATACCTCAAGCCAGGAGAATGTCAGAGGTAAATCCAAGAAACATAAGCGCCGCTCTAGTAAGAAGAGTACAAAGAAAAGCCACGTGAAAAAATCTAAGGACAGGTCGAAgaggaaaaaacaaaagaagCATAAACTTCAGAAAAGGAAACCAGTATTTCATTGGCAGCCTCCACTGGAGTTTGGTGATGAAGACGAGGAGGATATAGGCAATGAAAAGCCTAGTAATATAGTTGAAAGGCAAAACCTGGACAATGAGAAGGAAAGTAGAACAGCAAAAAATTGTGCAAAAAGTAATTCCACTATGGTGATCAGTGATAGGTCTCGAACAGAACAAGTTAAAAGTGTATCTTCTGTTGCTTGTCCAATTAAGCCTGAAGAGAGTGATATTGTACCATCCCTGACTAAAAACCAGATGACAGATGGAAAAATTGCTCAAAGTCCTGATGACCGCAAATCATTTTCACGTAATCATCCATTGAATCAGTTAAAATTGGAATCCCATTCTCCTGGTCAAACCGGTGCAAGTTCGGCAGGTGAAAAGTCTGAGCAGACCAGCCTACCATCTACCATTCTTGCATCTGTCACTGCAGAAAATACACAAATCAAAGCTGAAAAAGTCTCTAGTCCTCAAAGTGCAACCAGTAACACAAACGTTCCAGAAAAGGTTGTGACTGGAAACCCTGACTCTTCATTAGCAGATAATAAATGGAAACCTGTCCAAGGACCTAGTGTGCTGCAAATGCTCAAATACTCCAACACATCTGTAAGTACGTCAGTAGAGCAGGAGAAAAAGTCCCAAGGTCTGCGAATCGAGATAAAAAGTAAGAATAAAGTCAGACCTGGATCCCTTTTTGATGAGGTCAGGAAAACTGCACGCTTGAACCAGAGGCCAAGAAACCAAGAAAGCTCTAGTGAGGAGGAATCTACAAGTCCAGACGAGAAGAGCCATAGGAGTTCTCAAAGTAAATCAAGGTCTGTGTCAAGCCACAGATCAAGGACACATTCTTACAGCAGGTCAAGGAGCCATTCCCATTCTTACAGCTCTTCATCCAGGTAAGAAACAAACCCATCTAGGTCAAGTCTTAGAATGCGTTATTGGTGTTACTTAACTCATGCATTCTGTAATTAAATGCTATGATAACTTTATTCTTTGTATTTTCTTCTTTCCCTTTTAAATTTAGTGTACTTGCTAcctaaaaacataattttatgcCAAATTATCATGGCCAATGTGTATTTATTGCATCTTACATGGGCACTTCTATTTTATTGTTTGGGTGAAGAAAAATACTATTCTACCTCAACTATTTGCTTAaaaccttaaggaccaaacttctggaatagggaatcatgccatgtcatacatgtcatgtgtccttaccactaaaggcacccagaccacttcagcttaatgaagtggtctgggtgccaggtccatctaagaTTAACTGTTTCtgatttaaacatagcagtttcagagaaactgctatgtttacatatgggttaatccagcctctagtggctttctcattgacagccgcttctcacggtgattttcacagtgagaagacgccagcgtccataggtaagcattaaaaatgctttcctatggactgactgcgcgCGCGACTCGTGCTGCGCATTCAGaagatgacgggaaaggaggaggagaggcccCAGCTCCGAGGGagccggcgctggaaaaaaggtaagggattaaccccttcctcaccctagaacccggcgggaggggggcccagagggtgagggggacccaaggaccctatagagcctggaaaacaagtgttttcctggcactataatggtcctttaagggcGGTTAGCCCTGTCtgtctacaaatttaaaaaatctgtGGTTAGCCAAATAAGAGATATCATATCGGCTTTTACAATACAATTCCAAAGGTTGAGCGATCTTTTAAAGGTCCCAGTAATTGTGGCCAAcaagatatttatttataaaatattttaccggaAGGATACTTTGAGATTTCtcttattttcaagtatgtcctgtgcCCACAAgcactgcattgttacaatagggtacaatataatattacaaaaaaaaaatacaatatatataaatttaacacataacCTGTAATAAATATAgtgaaccatgacaggtgcattctgtattgagataTGTTGCCatttatctcttaaaggattttacattgaatgaagatttgactgtgtccctaaggttattccataattgaggtgctctgtaggaaaatgatgatcaagccactttatttttgtattgtggtagTACTGggttggaggttataggaggtgggaacacccggggagagcattctactcgggtagggtgggagcttcccagaaatgctcttatgcacaaggctggaaagatgaagagtgcgtcaagattccagcgatagccagtttagctcttttaacatgtcac
The nucleotide sequence above comes from Pelobates fuscus isolate aPelFus1 chromosome 4, aPelFus1.pri, whole genome shotgun sequence. Encoded proteins:
- the NKTR gene encoding NK-tumor recognition protein isoform X1, which encodes MGEKARPQCYFEVEVNREPIGRIVFQLFSDVCPKTCMNFLCLCTGEKGIGKVTGKKLWYKGSTFHRVVKNFMIQGGDFSEGNGKGGESIYGGYFEDENFILKHDRAFLLSMANRGKNTNGSQFFITTKAAPHLDGVHVVFGLVISGFEVIEHIENLKTDAASRPYADVRVIDCGLLVTKPTRDVSEKNRKVTSQTEESSSKSSSPSSSTTESSSESEAEIERSRRKKRKRRAKVKHAKKRRKETGSREETRERRAPSQHSNHSDKNDNTEDLYAKREKPVVRPEEIPPVPENRFLLRRDVPPSKPDPETKSLNLDLADSDQKKASLSKSGRKIRGRGTIRYHTPPRSRSQSESEDDDESSETPPHWKEEMQRLRTYKPPTGEKWSKGDKLNDRSNNWDDGTVSLGTSSWSHDGYQSNESRERVSHPKTHKKDKKVKHKKKSKKVKHSKKHKPSKKSQPSLPKQESVYSSSKKQTTSQEHTKEPLSVSSRESSKRNWSRSDKESDSSAHSSRDFHFPSRSRTRSYSRVSSRSRTASKFSSRSRSHSRSRSRSRSRSRNRRKSRPRSHSPSPSSSKSKHSRKVSQSPKSRESPLVENKKVKDTEPVKPIENNALPYVVTENIPVLPLSDSPPPSRWKPGQKPWKPSYERIQEIKARTSDIIPTQSRLTDGDKKSNSYRNQQASSDSESSGYSARSYRQKSKPRSSGSRSYSRSYTRSRSRSSSSSRADIYSDSSSSHGRSSSYDSNSERSPVRKKSSEGKKVHSKSRNGSKRVCQDKDDNVNVHSSPKSSASNSNSDFSSESETEVSKNTVKHSHGVKPTQIDLDKHQLDKGQQKQAAKEVSNTVHSIISEVKELITKPVPEMKSETVDGKTDNSVERISNSGDTNVVEVTDIFSGKEEGEASSESDIETVGQSKTMTSGILSPQASEENAEKLTKSPPSDTSSQENVRGKSKKHKRRSSKKSTKKSHVKKSKDRSKRKKQKKHKLQKRKPVFHWQPPLEFGDEDEEDIGNEKPSNIVERQNLDNEKESRTAKNCAKSNSTMVISDRSRTEQVKSVSSVACPIKPEESDIVPSLTKNQMTDGKIAQSPDDRKSFSRNHPLNQLKLESHSPGQTGASSAGEKSEQTSLPSTILASVTAENTQIKAEKVSSPQSATSNTNVPEKVVTGNPDSSLADNKWKPVQGPSVLQMLKYSNTSVSTSVEQEKKSQGLRIEIKSKNKVRPGSLFDEVRKTARLNQRPRNQESSSEEESTSPDEKSHRSSQSKSRSVSSHRSRTHSYSRSRSHSHSYSSSSSRSRSYTRSRSRRSSRRYRTRSRSRSHRSYRSYSRTYSRSRSRSVSYGRRRRYRSRSYTYDSYDSRSRSRSPRRHRSRSYDRRSSRSRRSYTSCSGSDRSSSRHRHRRR
- the NKTR gene encoding NK-tumor recognition protein isoform X5 — translated: MGEKARPQCYFEVEVNREPIGRIVFQLFSDVCPKTCMNFLCLCTGEKGIGKVTGKKLWYKGSTFHRVVKNFMIQGGDFSEGNGKGGESIYGGYFEDENFILKHDRAFLLSMANRGKNTNGSQFFITTKAAPHLDGVHVVFGLVISGFEVIEHIENLKTDAASRPYADVRVIDCGLLVTKPTRDVSEKNRKVTSQTEESSSKSSSPSSSTTESSSESEAEIERSRRKKRKRRAKVKHAKKRRKETGSREETRERRAPSQHSNHSDKNDNTEDLYAKREKPVVRPEEIPPVPENRFLLRRDVPPSKPDPETKSLNLDLADSDQKKASLSKSGRKIRGRGTIRYHTPPRSRSQSESEDDDESSETPPHWKEEMQRLRTYKPPTGEKWSKGDKLNDRSNNWDDGTVSLGTSSWSHDGYQSNESRERVSHPKTHKKDKKVKHKKKSKKVKHSKKHKPSKKSQPSLPKQESVYSSSKKQTTSQEHTKEPLSVSSRESSKRNWSRSDKESDSSAHSSRDFHFPSRSRTRSYSRVSSRSRTASKFSSRSRSHSRSRSRSRSRSRNRRKSRPRSHSPSPSSSKSKHSRKVSQSPKSRESPLVENKKVKDTEPVKPIENNALPYVVTENIPVLPLSDSPPPSRWKPGQKPWKPSYERIQEIKARTSDIIPTQSRLTDGDKKSNSYRNQQASSDSESSGYSARSYRQKSKPRSSGSRSYSRSYTRSRSRSSSSSRADIYSDSSSSHGRSSSYDSNSERSPVRKKSSEGKKVHSKSRNGSKRVCQDKDDNVNVHSSPKSSASNSNSDFSSESETEVSKNTVKHSHGVKPTQIDLDKHQLDKGQQKQAAKEVSNTVHSIISEVKELITKPVPEMKSETVDGKTDNSVERISNSGDTNVVEVTDIFSGKEEGEASSESDIETVGQSKTMTSGILSPQASEENAEKLTKSPPSDTSSQENVRGKSKKHKRRSSKKSTKKSHVKKSKDRSKRKKQKKHKLQKRKPVFHWQPPLEFGDEDEEDIGNEKPSNIVERQNLDNEKESRTAKNCAKSNSTMVISDRSRTEQVKSVSSVACPIKPEESDIVPSLTKNQMTDGKIAQSPDDRKSFSRNHPLNQLKLESHSPGQTGASSAGEKSEQTSLPSTILASVTAENTQIKAEKVSSPQSATSNTNVPEKVVTGNPDSSLADNKWKPVQGPSVLQMLKYSNTSVSTSVEQEKKSQGLRIEIKSKNKVRPGSLFDEVRKTARLNQRPRNQESSSEEESTSPDEKSHRSSQSKSRSVSSHRSRTHSYSRSRSHSHSYSSSSSRSRSYTRSRSRRSSRRYRTRSRSRSHRSYRSYSRSRSRSVSYGRRRRYRSRSYTYDSYDSRSRSRSPRRHRSRSYDRRSSRSRRSYTSCSGSDRSSSRHRHRRR
- the NKTR gene encoding NK-tumor recognition protein isoform X2 translates to MGEKARPQCYFEVEVNREPIGRIVFQLFSDVCPKTCMNFLCLCTGEKGIGKVTGKKLWYKGSTFHRVVKNFMIQGGDFSEGNGKGGESIYGGYFEDENFILKHDRAFLLSMANRGKNTNGSQFFITTKAAPHLDGVHVVFGLVISGFEVIEHIENLKTDAASRPYADVRVIDCGLLVTKPTRDVSEKNRKVTSQTEESSSKSSSPSSSTTESSSESEAEIERSRRKKRKRRAKVKHAKKRRKETGSREETRERRAPSQHSNHSDKNDNTEDLYAKREKPVVRPEEIPPVPENRFLLRRDVPPSKPDPETKSLNLDLADSDQKKASLSKSGRKIRGRGTIRYHTPPRSRSQSESEDDDESSETPPHWKEEMQRLRTYKPPTGEKWSKGDKLNDRSNNWDDGTVSLGTSSWSHDGYQSNESRERVSHPKTHKKDKKVKHKKKSKKVKHSKKHKPSKKSQPSLPKQESVYSSSKKQTTSQEHTKEPLSVSSRESSKRNWSRSDKESDSSAHSSRDFHFPSRSRTRSYSRVSSRSRTASKFSSRSRSHSRSRSRSRSRSRNRRKSRPRSHSPSPSSSKSKHSRKVSQSPKSRESPLVENKKVKDTEPVKPIENNALPYVVTENIPVLPLSDSPPPSRWKPGQKPWKPSYERIQEIKARTSDIIPTQSRLTDGDKKSNSYRNQQASSDSESSGYSARSYRQKSKPRSSGSRSYSRSYTRSRSRSSSSSRADIYSDSSSSHGRSSSYDSNSERSPVRKKSSEGKKVHSKSRNGSKRVCQDKDDNVNVHSSPKSSASNSNSDFSSESETEVSKNTVKHSHGVKPTQIDLDKHQLDKGQQKQAAKEVSNTVHSIISEVKELITKPVPEMKSETVDGKTDNSVERISNSGDTNVVEVTDIFSGKEEGEASSESDIETVGQSKTMTSGILSPQASEENAEKLTKSPPSDTSSQENVRGKSKKHKRRSSKKSTKKSHVKKSKDRSKRKKQKKHKLQKRKPVFHWQPPLEFGDEDEEDIGNEKPSNIVERQNLDNEKESRTAKNCAKSNSTMVISDRSRTEQVKSVSSVACPIKPEESDIVPSLTKNQMTDGKIAQSPDDRKSFSRNHPLNQLKLESHSPGQTGASSAGEKSEQTSLPSTILASVTAENTQIKAEKVSSPQSATSNTNVPEKVVTGNPDSSLADNKWKPVQGPSVLQMLKYSNTSVSTSVEQEKKSQGLRIEIKSKNKVRPGSLFDEVRKTARLNQRPRNQESSSEEESTSPDEKSHRSSQSKSRSVSSHRSRTHSYSRSRSHSHSYSSSSRSRSYTRSRSRRSSRRYRTRSRSRSHRSYRSYSRTYSRSRSRSVSYGRRRRYRSRSYTYDSYDSRSRSRSPRRHRSRSYDRRSSRSRRSYTSCSGSDRSSSRHRHRRR
- the NKTR gene encoding NK-tumor recognition protein isoform X6, which encodes MANRGKNTNGSQFFITTKAAPHLDGVHVVFGLVISGFEVIEHIENLKTDAASRPYADVRVIDCGLLVTKPTRDVSEKNRKVTSQTEESSSKSSSPSSSTTESSSESEAEIERSRRKKRKRRAKVKHAKKRRKETGSREETRERRAPSQHSNHSDKNDNTEDLYAKREKPVVRPEEIPPVPENRFLLRRDVPPSKPDPETKSLNLDLADSDQKKASLSKSGRKIRGRGTIRYHTPPRSRSQSESEDDDESSETPPHWKEEMQRLRTYKPPTGEKWSKGDKLNDRSNNWDDGTVSLGTSSWSHDGYQSNESRERVSHPKTHKKDKKVKHKKKSKKVKHSKKHKPSKKSQPSLPKQESVYSSSKKQTTSQEHTKEPLSVSSRESSKRNWSRSDKESDSSAHSSRDFHFPSRSRTRSYSRVSSRSRTASKFSSRSRSHSRSRSRSRSRSRNRRKSRPRSHSPSPSSSKSKHSRKVSQSPKSRESPLVENKKVKDTEPVKPIENNALPYVVTENIPVLPLSDSPPPSRWKPGQKPWKPSYERIQEIKARTSDIIPTQSRLTDGDKKSNSYRNQQASSDSESSGYSARSYRQKSKPRSSGSRSYSRSYTRSRSRSSSSSRADIYSDSSSSHGRSSSYDSNSERSPVRKKSSEGKKVHSKSRNGSKRVCQDKDDNVNVHSSPKSSASNSNSDFSSESETEVSKNTVKHSHGVKPTQIDLDKHQLDKGQQKQAAKEVSNTVHSIISEVKELITKPVPEMKSETVDGKTDNSVERISNSGDTNVVEVTDIFSGKEEGEASSESDIETVGQSKTMTSGILSPQASEENAEKLTKSPPSDTSSQENVRGKSKKHKRRSSKKSTKKSHVKKSKDRSKRKKQKKHKLQKRKPVFHWQPPLEFGDEDEEDIGNEKPSNIVERQNLDNEKESRTAKNCAKSNSTMVISDRSRTEQVKSVSSVACPIKPEESDIVPSLTKNQMTDGKIAQSPDDRKSFSRNHPLNQLKLESHSPGQTGASSAGEKSEQTSLPSTILASVTAENTQIKAEKVSSPQSATSNTNVPEKVVTGNPDSSLADNKWKPVQGPSVLQMLKYSNTSVSTSVEQEKKSQGLRIEIKSKNKVRPGSLFDEVRKTARLNQRPRNQESSSEEESTSPDEKSHRSSQSKSRSVSSHRSRTHSYSRSRSHSHSYSSSSSRSRSYTRSRSRRSSRRYRTRSRSRSHRSYRSYSRTYSRSRSRSVSYGRRRRYRSRSYTYDSYDSRSRSRSPRRHRSRSYDRRSSRSRRSYTSCSGSDRSSSRHRHRRR
- the NKTR gene encoding NK-tumor recognition protein isoform X3, which encodes MGEKARPQCYFEVEVNREPIGRIVFQLFSDVCPKTCMNFLCLCTGEKGIGKVTGKKLWYKGSTFHRVVKNFMIQGGDFSEGNGKGGESIYGGYFEDENFILKHDRAFLLSMANRGKNTNGSQFFITTKAAPHLDGVHVVFGLVISGFEVIEHIENLKTDAASRPYADVRVIDCGLLVTKPTRDVSEKNRKVTSQTEESSSKSSSPSSSTTESSSESEAEIERSRRKKRKRRAKVKHAKKRRKETGSREETRERRAPSQHSNHSDKNDNTEDLYAKREKPVVRPEEIPPVPENRFLLRRDVPPSKPDPETKSLNLDLADSDQKKASLSKSGRKIRGRGTIRYHTPPRSRSQSESEDDDESSETPPHWKEEMQRLRTYKPPTGEKWSKGDKLNDRSNNWDDGTVSLGTSSWSHDGYQSNESRERVSHPKTHKKDKKVKHKKKSKKVKHSKKHKPSKKSQPSLPKQESVYSSSKKQTTSQEHTKEPLSVSSRESSKRNWSRSDKESDSSAHSSRDFHFPSRSRTRSYSRVSSRSRTASKFSSRSRSHSRSRSRSRSRSRNRRKSRPRSHSPSPSSSKSKHSRKVSQSPKSRESPLVENKKVKDTEPVKPIENNALPYVVTENIPVLPLSDSPPPSRWKPGQKPWKPSYERIQEIKARTSDIIPTQSRLTDGDKKSNSYRNQQASSDSESSGYSARSYRQKSKPRSSGSRSYSRSYTRSRSRSSSSSRADIYSDSSSSHGRSSSYDSNSERSPVRKKSSEGKKVHSKSRNGSKRVCQDKDDNVNVHSSPKSSASNSNSDFSSESETEVSKNTVKHSHGVKPTQIDLDKHQLDKGQQKQAAKEVSNTVHSIISEVKELITKPVPEMKSETVDGKTDNSVERISNSGDTNVVEVTDIFSGKEEGEASSESDIETVGQSKTMTSGILSPQASEENAEKLTKSPPSDTSSQENVRGKSKKHKRRSSKKSTKKSHVKKSKDRSKRKKQKKHKLQKRKPVFHWQPPLEFGDEDEEDIGNEKPSNIVERQNLDNEKESRTAKNCAKSNSTMVISDRSRTEQVKSVSSVACPIKPEESDIVPSLTKNQMTDGKIAQSPDDRKSFSRNHPLNQLKLESHSPGQTGASSAGEKSEQTSLPSTILASVTAENTQIKAEKVSSPQSATSNTNVPEKVVTGNPDSSLADNKWKPVQGPSVLQMLKYSNTSVSTSVEQEKKSQGLRIEIKSKNKVRPGSLFDEVRKTARLNQRPRNQESSSEEESTSPDEKSHRSSQSKSRSVSSHRSRTHSYSRSRSHSHSYSSSSSRSRSYTRSRSRRSSRRYRTRSRSRSHRSYRSYSRTYSRSRSRSVSYGRRRRYRSRSYTYDSYDSRSRSRSPRRHRSRSYDRRSRSRRSYTSCSGSDRSSSRHRHRRR
- the NKTR gene encoding NK-tumor recognition protein isoform X4 — encoded protein: MGEKARPQCYFEVEVNREPIGRIVFQLFSDVCPKTCMNFLCLCTGEKGIGKVTGKKLWYKGSTFHRVVKNFMIQGGDFSEGNGKGGESIYGGYFEDENFILKHDRAFLLSMANRGKNTNGSQFFITTKAAPHLDGVHVVFGLVISGFEVIEHIENLKTDAASRPYADVRVIDCGLLVTKPTRDVSEKNRKVTSQTEESSSKSSSPSSSTTESSSESEAEIERSRRKKRKRRAKVKHAKKRRKETGSREETRERRAPSQHSNHSDKNDNTEDLYAKREKPVVRPEEIPPVPENRFLLRRDVPPSKPDPETKSLNLDLADSDQKKASLSKSGRKIRGRGTIRYHTPPRSRSQSESEDDDESSETPPHWKEEMQRLRTYKPPTGEKWSKGDKLNDRSNNWDDGTVSLGTSSWSHDGYQSNESRERVSHPKTHKKDKKVKHKKKSKKVKHSKKHKPSKKSQPSLPKQESVYSSSKKQTTSQEHTKEPLSVSSRESSKRNWSRSDKESDSSAHSSRDFHFPSRSRTRSYSRVSSRSRTASKFSSRSRSHSRSRSRSRSRSRNRRKSRPRSHSPSPSSSKSKHSRKVSQSPKSRESPLVENKKVKDTEPVKPIENNALPYVVTENIPVLPLSDSPPPSRWKPGQKPWKPSYERIQEIKARTSDIIPTQSRLTDGDKKSNSYRNQQASSDSESSGYSARSYRQKSKPRSSGSRSYSRSYTRSRSRSSSSSRADIYSDSSSSHGRSSSYDSNSERSPVRKKSSEGKKVHSKSRNGSKRVCQDKDDNVNVHSSPKSSASNSNSDFSSESETEVSKNTVKHSHGVKPTQIDLDKHQLDKGQQKQAAKEVSNTVHSIISEVKELITKPVPEMKSETVDGKTDNSVERISNSGDTNVVEVTDIFSGKEEGEASSESDIETVGQSKTMTSGILSPQASEENAEKLTKSPPSDTSSQENVRGKSKKHKRRSSKKSTKKSHVKKSKDRSKRKKQKKHKLQKRKPVFHWQPPLEFGDEDEEDIGNEKPSNIVERQNLDNEKESRTAKNCAKSNSTMVISDRSRTEQVKSVSSVACPIKPEESDIVPSLTKNQMTDGKIAQSPDDRKSFSRNHPLNQLKLESHSPGQTGASSAGEKSEQTSLPSTILASVTAENTQIKAEKVSSPQSATSNTNVPEKVVTGNPDSSLADNKWKPVQGPSVLQMLKYSNTSVSTSVEQEKKSQGLRIEIKSKNKVRPGSLFDEVRKTARLNQRPRNQESSSEEESTSPDEKSHRSSQSKSRSVSSHRSRTHSYSRSRSHSHSYSSSSRSRSYTRSRSRRSSRRYRTRSRSRSHRSYRSYSRTYSRSRSRSVSYGRRRRYRSRSYTYDSYDSRSRSRSPRRHRSRSYDRRSRSRRSYTSCSGSDRSSSRHRHRRR